The following are encoded in a window of Kitasatospora fiedleri genomic DNA:
- a CDS encoding Uma2 family endonuclease — protein sequence MDGFGGFGPDYLEGEQRHEEEGRPTMAVMAVESDQQWSYLLDTWRELDAPEGWRTEIEGGRIQLVPPPNMDHNVIAVLISRALIRHLPDELGVFQTAGVQIARLEKLYIPDLLVAGMADLPKEGPMDAAEALLAVEITSRSTARQDRTKKLWGYAHAPVPLYLLIDRFDQPGPTVTLYSEPSDGAYGQSVRVPFGKPVELPEPFGIELDTAGFPVP from the coding sequence ATGGACGGTTTCGGCGGCTTCGGGCCCGACTACCTTGAGGGCGAACAGCGTCATGAGGAAGAGGGGAGGCCGACGATGGCGGTCATGGCGGTCGAGTCGGACCAGCAGTGGTCCTACCTGCTGGACACCTGGCGGGAGCTGGACGCCCCCGAGGGCTGGCGCACCGAGATCGAGGGAGGCCGGATCCAGTTGGTGCCACCGCCGAACATGGATCACAACGTGATCGCCGTGCTGATCAGCCGTGCGCTGATCCGACACCTGCCTGATGAGCTGGGGGTTTTCCAGACGGCGGGAGTGCAGATCGCCCGGTTGGAGAAGCTGTACATTCCGGATCTGCTCGTGGCCGGGATGGCGGACTTGCCGAAGGAGGGGCCGATGGATGCCGCAGAGGCGCTGCTGGCCGTCGAGATCACCTCGCGCAGCACGGCTCGGCAGGACCGGACGAAGAAGCTCTGGGGCTACGCGCACGCGCCCGTCCCGCTCTACCTGCTGATCGACCGCTTCGACCAGCCGGGGCCGACGGTGACGCTCTACTCCGAGCCCTCCGACGGCGCGTACGGGCAGAGCGTGCGGGTGCCGTTCGGCAAGCCGGTCGAGTTGCCCGAGCCGTTCGGGATCGAGCTGGACACGGCGGGCTTCCCGGTGCCGTAG
- a CDS encoding DUF4031 domain-containing protein, with protein sequence MILVDPPERPGRGRWRSHLVGDVSLVELHAVAAESGAPAAGFEHDLPQPPAGGPPSASRRPGTNGR encoded by the coding sequence GTGATCCTCGTCGACCCGCCGGAGCGGCCCGGCCGCGGCAGGTGGCGGTCGCACCTGGTCGGTGACGTCTCGTTGGTGGAACTGCACGCCGTCGCCGCCGAGTCGGGCGCCCCGGCGGCGGGCTTCGAGCATGACCTCCCCCAGCCTCCGGCCGGGGGACCCCCTTCGGCATCCCGGCGGCCTGGTACGAACGGGCGCTAG
- a CDS encoding HD domain-containing protein: MTAPLSARWHDLLTRCGATADPEPYARDLLARWAEPQRRYHTTTHLEAVLDRVDELAAHADDPDAVRLAAWFHDAVYRPDRSENEERSAALARRALREAGLPEPLVHEVDRLVRLTADHHPAPGDRNGEVLCDADLAVLGGPPEAYAAYAAAVRDEYSFVPPDAFRAGRAAILRQLLALPALYRTPEAHARYDAPARRNLHAELADLER, from the coding sequence ATGACCGCACCGCTGTCCGCGCGCTGGCACGACCTGCTCACCCGCTGCGGAGCCACCGCCGACCCCGAGCCCTACGCCCGCGACCTGCTCGCCCGCTGGGCCGAGCCGCAGCGCCGCTACCACACCACCACCCACCTGGAAGCCGTCCTCGACCGCGTCGACGAACTCGCCGCCCACGCCGACGACCCCGACGCCGTCCGCCTCGCCGCCTGGTTCCACGACGCCGTCTACCGCCCCGACCGCTCCGAGAACGAGGAACGCAGCGCCGCCCTCGCCCGCCGCGCCCTGCGCGAGGCCGGCCTGCCCGAACCCCTGGTCCACGAGGTCGACCGCCTGGTCCGGCTCACCGCCGACCACCACCCCGCCCCCGGCGACCGCAACGGCGAAGTCCTCTGCGACGCCGACCTCGCCGTCCTCGGCGGCCCGCCCGAGGCGTACGCCGCCTACGCCGCCGCCGTCCGTGACGAGTACTCCTTCGTCCCCCCGGACGCCTTCCGCGCGGGCCGCGCCGCGATCCTGCGCCAGCTCCTCGCCCTGCCCGCCCTCTACCGCACCCCCGAGGCCCACGCCCGCTACGACGCCCCGGCCCGCCGCAACCTGCACGCGGAACTCGCCGACCTCGAACGCTGA
- a CDS encoding ABC transporter ATP-binding protein, translating to MTGSNAQAVLRLEGVGRVHGRGAAEVHALHPIDLEVRAGEFLAVMGPSGSGKSTLLALAGGLDRPSSGRVLVEGAPLAGLSRAKLADVRRRSVGYVFQSYNLIPSLTAAENIALPRELEGVPARTARAEALEVLAELGVAELADRFPEDMSGGQQQRVAIGRALSGDRRLVLADEPTGALDSATGEAVLEVLRTRCDAGAAVMMVTHDAGHAAWADRVVFLRDGRVAEEAVRR from the coding sequence ATGACCGGATCGAACGCGCAGGCCGTGCTGCGCCTGGAGGGGGTCGGCCGGGTGCACGGCCGGGGTGCGGCCGAGGTGCACGCGCTGCACCCGATCGACCTGGAGGTGCGGGCCGGGGAGTTCCTGGCCGTGATGGGCCCGTCCGGCTCGGGCAAGTCCACCCTGCTGGCGCTGGCCGGCGGCCTGGACCGGCCGTCCAGCGGGCGGGTGCTGGTGGAGGGCGCCCCGCTGGCGGGGCTGAGCCGGGCGAAGCTGGCCGACGTGCGCCGCCGCTCGGTGGGCTACGTGTTCCAGTCGTACAACCTGATCCCGTCCCTGACGGCGGCCGAGAACATCGCGCTGCCGCGCGAGTTGGAGGGCGTCCCGGCCCGCACCGCCCGCGCCGAGGCGCTGGAGGTGCTCGCCGAACTGGGCGTCGCCGAACTGGCCGACCGCTTCCCGGAGGACATGTCCGGCGGCCAGCAGCAGCGGGTCGCGATCGGCCGGGCGCTCTCCGGCGACCGGCGGCTGGTGCTGGCCGACGAGCCGACCGGCGCGCTGGACTCGGCGACCGGCGAGGCGGTGCTGGAGGTGCTGCGGACCCGCTGCGACGCCGGGGCGGCCGTCATGATGGTCACCCACGACGCGGGCCACGCCGCCTGGGCGGACCGGGTGGTCTTCCTGCGCGACGGCCGGGTCGCCGAAGAGGCGGTGCGCCGGTGA
- a CDS encoding FtsX-like permease family protein: MSALRAVLRMARRDAWRAKGRSALVAAMIALPVLGATGVDVVHRSGQLTAAERSDRLMGRADALVGAYDPGRTIEQAVFPGDGVRTLPQRPDTAPDAEQQRAASTEPTALLGELLPPGSTLTPARTGPVAAVRSRDGLAPVDTFEADLTGRLWQGRIDLVSGRAPAAPHEAAATRAFLETTGLRIGDTVTVRGLESTPFTLTGTVEHPGDLNASELVARPGELYRQLDEAQVAAGLAPQTPSAEQAAARKAAWLVTLPAGAALGWEQVRELNRYGYTLTSRQVAAHPPAEALARQEAVGARDERERTLMTAATTAAMALLEVALLAGPAFAVGARRARRQLALLGAAGGRPGHVRAVVLGGGLVLGAVGAAAGGVLGALLVAVLRPRLEEWGGSRFGQLALRPAELLPIAAVGVLTAVLAALLPALQAGRREVLAGLTDRDPVRRASRWTSLLGLAAVLLGAALALYGAVAGQVAGPPVLAGLSVRTLSVLGGAVLAELGLLLFTPLLLALLGRLSRRLPVGPRLALRDAARHRSRTAPAVAAVLAAVAGAVAVGVHTTGAEVQDRAAYRLEQPVGSVRLVLHGDEQAMSQLRTALPQDLPDLGERADLYQAQYVFCEGCKGLVYAAGGPSRYDAGDIGRPLVVGDTAALHNLLALRDQRAQDALLGGKAVVTDPSYLHDGRAVLRMQGNGQQVTEVRLDAVLVERPAAQRYTPVLVAPDTIRRLGLTVEPAGAVWLPSVPVGERAEQRGAATVARLAPHAEFGVERGFVPQDSTVRIALTGFAALVVLGAAVVSTALAAADARRERALLSAIGARPRTRRTVAGLQAGLIALLGALLGTVSGFVPAFALLRSRAAGVLGGPAVSLADVPWTTVALLALGLPLLAGLLGALRRDDLTGWRG; this comes from the coding sequence GTGAGCGCCCTGCGCGCGGTGCTGCGGATGGCCCGCCGCGACGCCTGGCGGGCCAAGGGCCGCAGCGCCCTGGTCGCCGCGATGATCGCGCTGCCGGTGCTCGGCGCGACCGGCGTGGACGTGGTACACCGCAGCGGGCAGCTGACCGCCGCCGAGCGCTCCGACCGGCTGATGGGCCGGGCCGACGCCCTGGTCGGCGCGTACGACCCGGGCCGGACGATCGAACAGGCGGTCTTCCCCGGCGACGGGGTCCGCACCCTGCCGCAGCGCCCGGACACCGCGCCCGACGCCGAGCAGCAGCGCGCCGCGAGCACCGAACCGACCGCCCTGCTGGGCGAGTTGCTGCCGCCCGGCAGCACCCTGACCCCGGCCCGCACCGGCCCGGTCGCCGCCGTGCGGAGCCGGGACGGCCTGGCCCCCGTCGACACCTTCGAGGCCGACCTGACCGGACGGCTCTGGCAGGGCCGGATCGACCTGGTCTCCGGCCGGGCCCCCGCCGCCCCGCACGAGGCCGCCGCCACCCGGGCCTTCCTGGAGACCACCGGCCTGCGGATCGGCGACACCGTCACCGTCCGCGGCCTGGAGTCCACCCCGTTCACCCTGACCGGCACCGTCGAGCACCCCGGCGACCTGAACGCCTCCGAACTGGTCGCCCGCCCCGGCGAGTTGTACCGGCAGCTGGACGAGGCGCAGGTGGCCGCCGGGCTCGCCCCGCAGACCCCGTCCGCCGAGCAGGCCGCCGCCCGCAAGGCCGCCTGGCTGGTCACCCTGCCCGCCGGGGCCGCGCTCGGCTGGGAGCAGGTCCGCGAACTCAACCGGTACGGCTACACCCTGACCAGCCGCCAGGTCGCCGCCCACCCGCCCGCCGAGGCGCTGGCGCGGCAGGAGGCCGTCGGCGCCCGGGACGAGCGCGAACGCACCCTGATGACCGCCGCCACCACCGCCGCGATGGCGCTGCTGGAGGTCGCCCTGCTGGCCGGACCGGCGTTCGCCGTCGGCGCCCGCCGGGCCCGCCGCCAACTCGCCCTGCTGGGCGCGGCCGGCGGCCGCCCCGGTCACGTGCGGGCCGTGGTGCTCGGCGGCGGCCTGGTGCTCGGCGCGGTCGGCGCGGCGGCCGGCGGCGTGCTCGGCGCGCTCCTGGTGGCCGTGCTGCGCCCCCGGCTGGAGGAGTGGGGCGGCAGCCGGTTCGGACAGCTGGCGCTGCGTCCGGCCGAACTGCTGCCGATCGCCGCCGTCGGCGTCCTCACCGCCGTGCTGGCGGCCCTGCTGCCCGCGCTCCAGGCCGGCCGCCGCGAGGTGCTGGCCGGGCTGACCGACCGCGACCCGGTGCGCCGGGCCTCCCGCTGGACGTCGCTGCTGGGCCTGGCCGCCGTCCTGCTGGGCGCCGCGCTGGCGCTGTACGGGGCGGTGGCCGGGCAGGTCGCCGGACCGCCGGTGCTGGCCGGGCTGAGCGTGCGCACGCTGTCCGTGCTGGGCGGCGCGGTGCTCGCCGAACTCGGCCTGCTGCTGTTCACCCCGCTGCTGCTCGCGCTGCTCGGCCGGCTCTCCCGCCGGCTGCCGGTCGGCCCCCGGCTGGCGCTGCGCGACGCCGCCCGGCACCGCTCCCGCACCGCGCCCGCGGTGGCCGCCGTGCTCGCCGCCGTCGCCGGGGCGGTCGCGGTCGGCGTGCACACGACCGGCGCGGAGGTCCAGGACCGGGCCGCCTACCGGCTGGAGCAGCCGGTCGGCTCCGTCCGGCTCGTCCTGCACGGCGACGAGCAGGCGATGTCCCAACTGCGCACCGCCCTGCCGCAGGACCTGCCGGACCTCGGCGAGCGCGCCGACCTCTACCAGGCGCAGTACGTGTTCTGCGAGGGCTGCAAGGGCCTGGTGTACGCCGCGGGCGGGCCCTCGCGCTACGACGCGGGCGACATCGGCCGCCCGCTGGTGGTCGGCGACACCGCGGCGCTGCACAACCTGCTGGCGCTGCGCGACCAGCGCGCGCAGGACGCGCTGCTCGGCGGGAAGGCCGTGGTCACCGACCCGTCCTACCTGCACGACGGCCGGGCCGTGCTGCGGATGCAGGGCAACGGGCAGCAGGTCACCGAGGTGCGGCTCGACGCGGTGCTGGTCGAGCGCCCGGCCGCGCAGCGCTACACGCCGGTGCTGGTCGCCCCCGACACGATCCGCCGGCTGGGCCTGACCGTCGAGCCCGCCGGGGCGGTCTGGCTGCCGTCCGTTCCGGTCGGCGAGCGGGCCGAGCAGCGCGGCGCCGCCACCGTGGCCCGGCTCGCCCCGCACGCGGAGTTCGGGGTGGAGCGCGGCTTCGTGCCGCAGGACAGCACGGTGCGGATCGCGCTCACCGGCTTCGCCGCGCTGGTGGTGCTCGGCGCGGCCGTGGTCTCCACCGCGCTGGCCGCCGCCGACGCCCGCCGCGAGCGCGCGCTGCTCTCCGCGATCGGCGCCCGCCCGCGCACCCGGCGCACCGTCGCCGGGCTGCAGGCCGGACTGATCGCCCTGCTCGGCGCGCTGCTCGGCACCGTCAGCGGCTTCGTCCCGGCGTTCGCCCTGCTGCGCTCCCGGGCCGCCGGGGTGCTGGGCGGCCCGGCGGTGAGCCTGGCCGACGTGCCGTGGACGACCGTCGCGCTGCTCGCCCTGGGCCTGCCGCTGCTGGCCGGGCTGCTCGGCGCGCTGCGCCGGGACGACCTCACCGGGTGGCGGGGGTGA
- a CDS encoding PadR family transcriptional regulator yields MQEPTLLLLTALADAPRHGYALIQEIDAISGGRVRMRTGTLYGALDRLLQQGLIAVAAEEIVDGRARRTYALTDGGRGLLAAEAERLRSVAAEAQRRLGGAAAPRGATA; encoded by the coding sequence ATGCAGGAACCCACCCTGCTGCTGCTCACCGCCCTCGCGGACGCCCCCCGGCACGGGTACGCGCTGATCCAGGAGATCGACGCGATCTCCGGGGGGCGGGTGCGGATGCGCACCGGCACCCTGTACGGCGCGCTCGACCGGCTGCTCCAGCAGGGCCTGATCGCGGTCGCCGCCGAGGAGATCGTCGACGGCCGGGCCCGCCGCACGTACGCGCTCACCGACGGCGGGCGCGGCCTGCTCGCCGCCGAGGCCGAGCGCCTGCGCTCCGTCGCCGCCGAGGCCCAGCGCCGCCTCGGCGGCGCCGCCGCACCCCGGGGGGCCACCGCGTGA
- a CDS encoding copper homeostasis protein CutC, with protein MSRPMFEVIALTPQDARAAESGGADRLELVTDMAADGLTPTTRDFAAIRAAVDLPLRVMLRIRDGFTPGDLDDLLARTAALRAEGAEEFVLGFLTPDGAVDLAATRAVAEAVDGCRWTFHRAIDHSADRSEVRAAVADLPGLDTFLTSGAAGGVDAGREVLLGELAKSGEPGYRQRILVGGGLRAEHVPELRAAGFDAFHIGGAAREGGWAGAVDPAKVAQWRELIGT; from the coding sequence ATGTCTAGACCAATGTTCGAAGTCATCGCGCTGACCCCCCAGGACGCCCGGGCCGCCGAGTCGGGCGGCGCCGACCGCCTCGAACTGGTCACCGACATGGCCGCCGACGGGCTCACCCCCACCACCAGGGACTTCGCCGCGATCCGCGCCGCCGTCGACCTCCCGCTGCGGGTCATGCTCCGCATCCGCGACGGCTTCACCCCCGGCGACCTCGACGACCTGCTCGCCCGCACCGCCGCGCTGCGGGCCGAGGGCGCCGAGGAGTTCGTGCTCGGCTTCCTCACTCCCGACGGCGCGGTCGACCTCGCCGCGACCCGGGCCGTCGCCGAGGCCGTCGACGGCTGCCGCTGGACCTTCCACCGGGCGATCGACCACAGCGCCGACCGCTCCGAGGTCCGCGCCGCCGTCGCCGACCTCCCCGGCCTCGACACCTTCCTCACCTCCGGCGCGGCCGGCGGCGTCGACGCCGGCCGCGAGGTCCTGCTCGGCGAACTCGCCAAGTCCGGCGAGCCCGGCTACCGCCAGCGGATTCTGGTCGGCGGCGGCCTGCGCGCCGAGCACGTCCCCGAGCTGCGCGCCGCGGGCTTCGACGCCTTCCACATCGGCGGCGCGGCCCGCGAGGGCGGCTGGGCGGGTGCGGTCGACCCGGCGAAGGTCGCGCAGTGGCGCGAGCTCATCGGCACCTGA
- a CDS encoding HelD family protein, giving the protein MHSPTPTPADALAADTDPLGRERSHLAASRAALKAMREDVEALDLRDVAGTWVSAQVLQRQVDERIKALADLAHTPLFFGRLDYLHAISASESEGGGGERFYIGRRHVHDADGDPMVIDWRAPVSQPFYRASRTEPMDVAKRRRFGYTGGELTAYEDENLSDPDEADTLPQPSAGGTPSSLRSALLAAEIEKPRVGPMRDIVATIQPEQDEIVRADVTGTICVQGAPGTGKTAVGLHRVAYLLYAHRERLARTGTLVVGPNRSFLRYIEQVLPALGELDVAQATVQELVGHVEVRGTDSAGTARIKGDARMARVLRTAVRAGITLPTEPCVVVRGSRRWRVPAHELEEIVRELMAREIRYGAALEALPQRIAHAVLVKMEQGGEAPDDRVQDAVARNAAVKATVKACWPAVDPVKLVHRLLGDADFLAAAADGVLDADEQAALLWAKPPRSARTAPWSAADAVLIDEAADLVHRTPSLGHVVVDEAQDLSPMQYRAVGRRCTTGSATVLGDLAQGTTPWATGSWPEALHHLGKDGAHVEELTQGFRVPGEVIAYASRLLPAIAPGLAPATSVRDLPGSLALRHVPDVPDGPDGLDGPDGPDGPDGLDGPDGLDAAVLAACRAALGHEGSVGLIAADARVPALAAALTAAGLPFLDPGTETTAEARLTLVPASLAKGLEYDHVVLDEPAAIVAGEPDHRTGLRRLYVSLTRAVSGLTVLHAQPLPAELA; this is encoded by the coding sequence GTGCACTCCCCCACTCCCACCCCCGCCGACGCGCTCGCCGCCGACACCGATCCGCTCGGCCGCGAACGCTCCCACCTGGCCGCCTCCCGGGCCGCGCTGAAGGCGATGCGCGAGGACGTCGAAGCGCTCGACCTGCGCGACGTGGCGGGCACCTGGGTCTCCGCCCAGGTGCTGCAGCGGCAGGTCGACGAGCGGATCAAGGCGCTGGCCGACCTCGCGCACACCCCGCTGTTCTTCGGCCGCCTCGACTACCTGCACGCGATCAGCGCGTCCGAGTCCGAGGGCGGCGGCGGCGAGCGCTTCTACATCGGCCGCCGGCACGTGCACGACGCCGACGGCGACCCGATGGTGATCGACTGGCGCGCCCCGGTCTCCCAGCCGTTCTACCGGGCCAGCCGCACCGAGCCGATGGACGTCGCCAAGCGCCGCCGGTTCGGCTACACCGGCGGCGAGCTGACCGCCTACGAGGACGAGAACCTCTCCGACCCGGACGAGGCCGACACCCTCCCCCAGCCTTCGGCCGGGGGGACCCCCTCCTCGCTGCGCTCCGCGCTGCTCGCCGCCGAGATCGAGAAGCCCCGCGTCGGTCCGATGCGCGACATCGTCGCCACCATCCAGCCCGAGCAGGACGAGATCGTCCGCGCCGACGTCACCGGCACCATCTGCGTCCAGGGCGCCCCCGGCACCGGGAAGACCGCCGTCGGCCTGCACCGCGTCGCCTATCTGCTGTACGCGCACCGCGAGCGCCTGGCCCGCACCGGCACCCTGGTGGTCGGCCCGAACCGCTCCTTCCTCCGGTACATCGAGCAGGTGCTGCCCGCCCTCGGCGAGTTGGACGTCGCCCAGGCCACCGTGCAGGAGCTGGTCGGCCACGTCGAGGTCCGCGGCACCGACAGCGCCGGCACCGCCCGGATCAAGGGCGACGCCCGGATGGCCCGCGTCCTGCGCACCGCGGTGCGGGCCGGCATCACGCTGCCCACCGAGCCCTGCGTGGTCGTCCGCGGCTCCCGCCGCTGGCGGGTGCCCGCGCACGAACTGGAGGAGATCGTCCGGGAGTTGATGGCCCGGGAGATCCGCTACGGGGCCGCCCTGGAGGCGCTGCCGCAGCGGATCGCGCACGCCGTGCTGGTGAAGATGGAGCAGGGCGGCGAGGCCCCGGACGACCGGGTGCAGGACGCCGTCGCCCGCAACGCGGCGGTCAAGGCCACCGTCAAGGCGTGCTGGCCCGCCGTCGACCCGGTCAAGCTGGTGCACCGGCTGCTCGGCGACGCCGACTTCCTGGCCGCCGCGGCGGACGGCGTGCTGGACGCCGACGAGCAGGCCGCCCTGCTCTGGGCCAAACCCCCGCGCTCCGCCCGCACCGCGCCCTGGTCCGCCGCCGACGCCGTGCTGATCGACGAGGCCGCCGACCTGGTGCACCGCACCCCCTCGCTCGGCCACGTGGTCGTCGACGAGGCCCAGGACCTCTCCCCCATGCAGTACCGGGCGGTCGGCCGGCGCTGCACCACCGGCTCGGCGACCGTCCTCGGCGACCTCGCCCAGGGCACCACCCCGTGGGCCACCGGCAGCTGGCCGGAGGCACTGCACCACCTCGGCAAGGACGGCGCGCACGTCGAGGAGCTGACCCAGGGCTTCCGCGTCCCCGGCGAGGTGATCGCCTACGCCTCCCGGCTGCTCCCCGCGATCGCCCCCGGCCTGGCCCCCGCCACCTCGGTCCGCGACCTGCCCGGCTCGCTCGCCCTCCGGCACGTCCCGGACGTCCCGGACGGGCCGGACGGGCTGGACGGGCCGGACGGGCCGGACGGGCCGGACGGGCTGGACGGGCCGGACGGGCTGGACGCGGCCGTCCTGGCCGCCTGCCGCGCGGCGCTCGGCCACGAGGGCTCGGTCGGCCTGATCGCCGCGGACGCCCGCGTCCCGGCGCTCGCCGCGGCGCTCACCGCCGCGGGGCTGCCCTTCCTCGACCCCGGCACCGAGACCACCGCCGAGGCCCGCCTCACCCTCGTCCCGGCCTCGCTCGCCAAGGGCCTCGAGTACGACCACGTGGTCCTCGACGAACCCGCCGCGATCGTCGCGGGCGAGCCCGACCACCGCACCGGCCTGCGCCGCCTCTACGTCTCGCTGACCCGCGCGGTCTCCGGCCTGACGGTGCTGCACGCGCAGCCGCTGCCGGCCGAACTGGCCTAG
- a CDS encoding DNA repair helicase XPB, whose protein sequence is MSCLIVQSDKTLLLEVDHPQAAECRRVIAPFAELERAPEHVHTYRVTPLGLWNARAAGHDAEQVVDALVKYSRYPVPHALLVDVADTMARYGRLQLQKHPVHGLVLTTTDRPVLEEVLRSKKIVPLVGARVDPDTVLVHPSERGQVKQVLLKLGWPAEDHAGYVDGEAHPIELREDGWQLRPYQRHAVDGFWHGGSGVVVLPCGAGKTLVGAAAMAEAKSTTLILVTNTVSARQWKHELVKRTSLTEDEIGEYSGTRKEIRPVTIATYQVMTTKRKGVYAHLELFDARNWGLVVYDEVHLLPAPVFKFTADLQARRRLGLTATLVREDGREGDVFSLIGPKRFDAPWKEIEAQGYIAPADCCEVRVTLTDSERLAYATAEPEEKYRFCSTTATKRRVVERLVKKHEGDQTLVIGQYIDQLDELGEALDAPVIKGETSNAQREKLFEAFRSKEIGVLVVSKVANFSIDLPEATVAIQVSGTFGSRQEEAQRLGRVLRPKADGHAAHFYSVVARDTVDQDFAAHRQRFLAEQGYAYRIVDADDL, encoded by the coding sequence GTGTCCTGCTTGATCGTGCAGAGTGACAAGACGCTGCTGTTGGAGGTCGACCACCCGCAGGCGGCGGAGTGCCGGCGGGTGATCGCGCCGTTCGCCGAGTTGGAGCGGGCGCCGGAGCACGTGCACACGTACCGGGTGACGCCGCTGGGGCTGTGGAACGCGCGGGCGGCGGGGCACGACGCGGAGCAGGTGGTGGACGCGCTGGTGAAGTACTCGCGCTACCCGGTGCCGCACGCCCTGCTGGTGGACGTCGCGGACACCATGGCGCGCTACGGGCGGCTCCAGTTGCAGAAGCACCCGGTGCACGGGCTGGTGCTGACCACCACCGACCGGCCGGTGCTGGAGGAGGTGCTGCGCTCGAAGAAGATCGTGCCGCTGGTGGGGGCCCGGGTCGATCCGGACACCGTGCTGGTGCACCCCTCGGAGCGCGGGCAGGTCAAGCAGGTGCTGCTGAAGCTGGGCTGGCCGGCCGAGGACCACGCCGGGTACGTGGACGGCGAGGCGCACCCGATCGAGCTGCGGGAGGACGGCTGGCAGCTGCGCCCGTACCAGCGGCACGCGGTGGACGGGTTCTGGCACGGCGGCTCCGGCGTGGTCGTGCTGCCGTGCGGCGCGGGCAAGACGCTGGTGGGCGCGGCGGCGATGGCGGAGGCCAAGTCGACCACGCTGATCCTGGTGACCAACACCGTCTCGGCCCGGCAGTGGAAGCACGAGCTGGTGAAGCGGACCTCGCTGACCGAGGACGAGATCGGCGAGTACAGCGGCACCCGCAAGGAGATCCGCCCGGTCACCATCGCCACCTACCAGGTGATGACGACCAAGCGGAAGGGCGTGTACGCGCACCTGGAGCTGTTCGACGCCCGCAACTGGGGCCTGGTGGTGTACGACGAGGTGCACCTGCTGCCCGCGCCGGTGTTCAAGTTCACCGCCGACCTGCAGGCCCGCCGCCGGCTCGGCCTGACGGCGACGCTGGTGCGCGAGGACGGCCGGGAGGGCGACGTGTTCTCGCTGATCGGCCCGAAGCGGTTCGACGCCCCGTGGAAGGAGATCGAGGCGCAGGGCTACATCGCGCCCGCCGACTGCTGCGAGGTGCGGGTGACGCTGACCGACTCCGAGCGCCTGGCGTACGCGACGGCCGAGCCGGAGGAGAAGTACCGGTTCTGCTCGACCACGGCGACCAAGCGCCGGGTGGTGGAGCGGCTGGTGAAGAAGCACGAGGGCGACCAGACCCTGGTGATCGGCCAGTACATCGACCAGCTGGACGAGCTGGGCGAGGCGCTGGACGCCCCGGTGATCAAGGGCGAGACCTCGAACGCCCAGCGGGAGAAGCTGTTCGAGGCGTTCCGGTCGAAGGAGATCGGCGTGCTGGTGGTCTCGAAGGTCGCGAACTTCTCGATCGACCTGCCGGAGGCCACCGTCGCGATCCAGGTGTCCGGGACGTTCGGCTCCCGACAGGAGGAGGCCCAGCGGCTGGGCCGGGTGCTGCGTCCGAAGGCGGACGGGCACGCGGCGCACTTCTACTCGGTGGTCGCCCGGGACACCGTCGACCAGGACTTCGCGGCGCACCGCCAGCGCTTCCTGGCCGAGCAGGGCTACGCGTACCGGATCGTCGACGCGGACGACCTGTAG
- a CDS encoding recombinase family protein, with amino-acid sequence MDVSGFSRGLERPGLRRVLSRLTELDVVVFFKIDRLARSTVDLAEIMRITGAADVALASATEPLDLTTSTGRATAKVIAIFTELESDTIGMRVSSAHGHLRREARYTGGRVPSVLRVSGQGRCWR; translated from the coding sequence ATCGACGTCTCGGGCTTCTCGCGCGGGCTCGAACGGCCCGGACTCCGGCGGGTGCTGTCGAGGCTAACCGAACTGGACGTCGTCGTATTCTTCAAGATCGACCGCCTGGCCCGCTCCACGGTGGACCTCGCCGAGATCATGCGGATCACCGGGGCGGCCGACGTCGCGCTGGCGTCGGCGACCGAACCGCTGGACCTGACCACCTCCACGGGCCGCGCCACGGCGAAGGTGATCGCGATCTTCACCGAGCTGGAGTCCGACACCATCGGCATGCGGGTCTCCAGCGCCCACGGGCACCTGCGGCGAGAGGCTCGGTACACCGGCGGACGCGTCCCCTCCGTTCTTCGAGTGTCCGGTCAGGGCCGGTGCTGGCGGTAG
- a CDS encoding XRE family transcriptional regulator: MLKSGPDREIVRSYPYRSSCPSAVWGDLIKDARTDLYFAGYTNYFLWLEQPNLVEGLRRKVEAGCRVRFLLGDPDGEVTRQREAIEDVALTVSTRIRITLEHLARLGPLEGLEARFSAPQDATNHVSLSVFRFDRDALVTPHLARQVGHDSPLMHLRAQEKDGMWSRFTDHAEELWGRGTPVSSA; encoded by the coding sequence GTGCTCAAGTCCGGCCCGGACCGGGAGATCGTCCGGAGCTACCCCTACCGATCCTCCTGCCCCTCCGCCGTGTGGGGGGACCTGATCAAGGACGCCCGGACGGACCTCTACTTCGCCGGTTACACCAATTACTTCCTGTGGCTGGAACAGCCCAACCTGGTCGAGGGCCTGCGGCGGAAGGTGGAGGCCGGCTGCCGCGTCCGGTTCCTGCTGGGCGACCCGGACGGCGAAGTCACCCGCCAGCGGGAAGCGATCGAGGATGTGGCCCTGACGGTCTCCACGCGTATCAGGATCACCCTGGAGCACCTGGCCCGCCTCGGACCCCTGGAGGGCCTGGAAGCCCGCTTCTCGGCCCCGCAGGACGCCACGAACCACGTCAGCCTGTCCGTGTTCCGGTTCGACCGTGACGCCCTGGTCACGCCCCACCTCGCCCGCCAGGTGGGCCACGACTCCCCGCTGATGCACCTGCGCGCGCAGGAGAAGGACGGCATGTGGTCCCGCTTCACCGACCACGCCGAAGAACTCTGGGGACGCGGCACGCCCGTTTCGTCGGCCTGA